In the Fretibacterium sp. OH1220_COT-178 genome, TTCCCGTCCGCGTCGTACGTGAACGTCGCCGTCTCGCCCGCTCCGTTCGTCGTCGACAGCACGTTGCCCCCGCCGTCGTACGTGAACTGCATCACCGTTCCGATGGCGTCCGTGATGCTCCTCAGACGGCCGCCGCCCAGGTACTCGTACTGCTTCACGTTCCCCAGCGCGTCCGTCACCCGCGTCATCTGGCCCGCGTCGTCGTAGGCGAACTCCGCCTGCTTCAACCCGAAGGAATGGACCGTCAGCAGCTCGTTCTTGCTCGTGTACGCGTTCTCGACCTTCAGACCCAGCGCGTTCGTCATCGACAACAGACGACCGTCGGCCGAGTAGCTGTACTGCGTCACGTTCCCCAGCGCGTCCGTCGTCGTCGCCCGGCGGCCGTTCTCGTCGTAGGTGTGCGTCGTCGTGTGCCCGTTGCCGTCCGTCACCGACAGCTCGTTCCCGCGCTCGTCGTAGACGTGGAGCGTCGTGTTCCCAAGGCGGTCCGTCACCACCGTACGCCGCGCGTCCAGGTCGTGCGCGTACGACAGACGACGCCCGCTCGCGTCCACCACCGCAATGAGCCGGCCCGCCTCGTCGTACTCGTTGCGCGCCACCTGCACCCCGCGCGGGTCCGTGATGTTCGTCAGGTAATGCGTTCCGTCGTACCCGTACGTCGTCTCATGGCCGCCGATGTCCGTCACCGAGGCCAGGTCGCCCGCGTCGTCGTAGCGGTACGTGACCGAACGGCCCGTCGGCCCGCTGATCTTCGTGATCCGCTTCAGGCCGTCCCGCTCGAAGACGATGGACTTGCCGTCCGAGTGGATCACGCTGTCCTCCGAAATCGTCACGACGTCCCCGTTCGTGCCCGTCACGCTTTCCAGGCCCGTCTGGTCGTTGAAGACATAGACGGTTCCGTCCACCGCCGTCAGCTTGTACCGCTGCGGGTTGTAGGGATCGAGATCGTAGTCGTAGATCCCGCCCTGCTGATACAGCAGTTCCGTGGACTGGCCCAGGGGCTCCAGCTTCGACTTGCTGCCGTTCGTGCTCTCGTAATACGCCACCAGCCAGCGAATCGGATAGATCGACTGATCGGGCTGGAGCTTCAGCGCAAACTTGTCCGTCTTTCCGTTGCCCCAGTGGACGACCACCTCGTGAGGCTTTTCCTCCACCATCCTGTAGGTCTTCCTCCAGCCGCTTCCGGTCTGGACCCTCTTCCAGTTCTTGCCCGGCGTGCCGTTCTCCGAGAGCGTCGCCTTGGACAGTTTCATCTCCCAGCCGTAGCCGAACCGGCCGATGGCGTCCTTTTCCCTGCTGTCGTAGGTCCGTATGACCGAGAGGGGGAGGCCGTGGATGGGGATGTCCATGTCCACGAAGCTCATCGAGAAGTTCCCGACCTTCAACTCTCCCTCCACCGAGACCGTGATCTCCTTCTCGGCCGAGGTGCCGCCCGCCTCCACCGTGAGCCGCAGGATGTAGTGGCCGTTGGTCAGGAGCGTGGGGTCGAACACGCCCAGGACGCCGCCGTCCACGGGCTGCGTCCCCTCGGCGAACACGGTGTAGGTGGACGGTACGTAGCCCGGGTCGCCGGGGTTGCGCATCTGCACCGGCGCGTAGGCCAGCGTGAACTTCGTCATGCCGTCGGCCGCGGCGGTACCGACGATCTCCGTCGGCGCCGTGACCACGGCCATGTCCGAGGGCGCGGTCAGCTCGGCCGTGGCCGCAGGCGCGGCGACGGCCGCACGGACGGGACGGCTCCGGGTGGAAAAAACGTTGTCGTCGTTCGTATCGAGGGAGGCGTATTGCGTGGAGACCGTGCGGATGAGCCGAGGGGAGTTCCTTTTGCCTTCACCCGCGAAAACGGGGAGGGGCAGCAGCTGGAAGAACAGGCTGAACACCAGCAGAGCCGCCGTGATTCTTCGGGACCTGTAACGCATGAGATGCCTCCTTATTCGTCGTCAACCCGTTGTGGGGAAAAGCCGGCAAGCCGAACTTTCGGCTCCGTTCAGATGCCGTTTTCCATCCCGCCACCCCTTTCTTCCTTCGCGCCCGCTTCGCACGTTCCCCCCGTCCTCATTTCCCGCGCAGGGGAGAAGCGCGCACCGAGAAACAAAAAGCGCGAAACGAGCCCATTTGAGGCTGCTTCGCGCTTGCGTTCTGAGGAAGTCGTTCATCGGGCCGCGTCGCCGCCAAATGTCAGACATGCCAAACTTTGTTTTTGTCCTAAAAAACTCTTCTTTCCGCCATATTTAGTAAAATATCAACAACATTTATTGGCAATAGGTATTTTTACTGATTTTGCGGGCGGCAGACCCGATCGCGCATGCTGCCCGCAGGATGGGCCTCGGTTTTTCGACTCGTAAGACGTGAGGTGCTCCCACGGTCATTCCTTCGCCAGCCCGAGGCTCCGGATGGCCCGGTCCGCAACGTCGTCGAGCGGGTCCTCCGTGCCCTCCTCGGGGGAGGCGGGGTAGGAGATCTCGCATTCGCCCCAGACCTCCTCGTTCGCCACCATTCTGCGCCGATGGAACGTCTTTCCATCCCACCAGCAGAGCTCCCAGGAGTCGTCCTCCCTGTTTTCGAACGAGATGGTCTTTGTCCCGACCGCGTTCTTCGCCTCGGCGAAGGATGAGTCGAGGTGTCCTTCGTCCATGACGTGGCCGCCCGAGACGCGGAACTGCGCTTTGCCGTCCTCCGAGGCCAGGACCATCCCGTCCCCGTTCTCCGGCAGCAGGACGACCTTCGTGAAGACCTTGTGCGGCACCTTGACGGCGTAACCGAAACGCTCGTTGAAGTACGCGAGCAGCCCCCGGTCCTCCGGGTCCCAGCTGGGGTAGAGGTCTGCCGTCGCTCCGCTCGCTTCGTCCCTGAGCGTCAGGACCGGATTCTGGGCCGGGGCGCACGATGCCGCCAGAAGCAGAAGCACCGCGATCAGAGCTGTCTTTGCAAGGATGTTCCTCGTCATTGTTCTCGTTCCTCCTCGTCGTTTGTCCTTAAAAGTTCGGAAATCTCGCATAAAAACCTTGGGGGCGATGGCAGGGCTCATTCCGCCGCGGGAACGGCCGTTCCCTTCGAGAACAGCACGGTGGCGTGCCCGGTGGTGCGGTCCGCGTTGGCCAGAAAGTCCGAGGAGTTGCTGCGCTCCAGAAGTTCGCTCCGGGTGACCCCCAGGCTTTGCAGCAGCGTCAGGAAGAGGCGCGCTCCCCGCGGACAGTCCACGTCCAGGCGGTTGAGTTCGCGCAGCCGAAACGCGCGTATCGCGGCGAGGCTGCGGTCGTCCTCGGCGTCGGACTCCGCCCGGGGCTTGTAGTGGGAGAGGTCCATGCTCAGGATCACCACGCCGCCCCGGTCCCGGAGAAGCGCCTCCAGGGTTTTGCGGACGCGCAGAACCTGCAGGTCCGTCGCGGGGGACCTCACGACGATCGGCAGAACCGGGACGTCGCCGAAGTACTTCCGGATGCGCGGGATGTGCTCGGTGATGCCGTGGTCGCGCCGGGGAACGTCGTCCTGGCGCAGAGCGGAGCCCCGGAGCCTCAGGGCGCCCTCCGCGTCGGCGCGCAGGAGGCCCGACGGAGTCCGCCAGTCCGAGGCGCAGAACACGAGGTTTTGGCGCGCCCTCATGAAGTGGTCGGGCCCGATCAGGACCACGCGTTCCGGGGCCGGAACCTGTTCCCGAAGCCGTTCGTAAAGGCGGTCGATGAGGGCCCCCGCCACGTTGTGATGGGGGGCGATGGCCCCGACGACGGGGTTCGGCCCCTGGGCACAGGCCCAGCGGGGCGAGGCGATGATGAGGAGGGCCAACAGGAAACGCATGGGACAACGCAACATCGTATTCTCCTTAGGGGTGGGGGAGGGAACGCTCCGGGGGCGCGAGGCCCCCGGAGCCGATCGAACCGGGACTACTCGTGCAGCTTGGAGTGCCAGGCGGGCAGGTATTGCTTCAGCTCGTCCTGCTTCTTCTCGTCGTAGACGATCGCCTTCCACTGGTCGTCGTCCATGCGCCCCTTCTCCAGGGGCTGGGTGAAGGTGTAGTAGGAGAACATGTACCCCTCCGTCACCCGGAAGCCGCCGGAGCGGTCGTTGACGTAGACGCTGAGCCTGCGCGGCGTGCCGACCCCCATGAAGAGGGCCAGCCCGGCCGAGGCGTCCGTCGCCACGTCGGCGACCAGCGCCATCCTCAGCTGATTCTGCGCCTCCTCGCCGAACACCTCGTAGATGTCCTCGGGAAGGACGGAGGGCAGGCGAAGGTCGCGGATGGCCAGGAAGTCCGACGGCGTCATCGCGTCCTCGAGGGCGCGGTCCGCGATGCCGGCCAGGGTCTCCATCTCCTCCGCAAACTGAGTGAACTTGTCGCGGTAGAACTCGTGCTCCTCGGGGAACATGGGGGTCAGAAACTTCAGGGTCCTGCGCGCGCTCTCCGCCAGGGCGCGGTAGAGCTTGGGCTCGGGCTCCACATAGCCGCGCGGCAGGGGCTGGGCGAAGGCTCCGGCCTCCCATCCGTCCTCGCCGCTGCCCATCTCCGCCCCGCTCTGCTCGGCGTAGAGGATGGTGTCGTGCTTCAGCTCGGCCATGGAGGCCTCCGCCGTCGTCAGCTTCTTGTAGCTCCACGCGGGGGAGCGGAAGAAGAACTGTTCCGAACCCTCGGACGTGCTGTAGGCCCCGAGGGCGTCGAGCCAGGAGGTGTAGACGTTGTCCCCGTCGGCGGAGCCCCGATACTCCGGCCAGCGGCCCCGGAGGCCCTCCAGATTTCTGGAGTAATTCTCGAACCTCTCGTACTGCGCGACCTCCTCCCGGGCTCTGGGCGAGCCCAGCACCGCCATGACGTCCAGCGGGTCGGGAAGGCCGCGCCGGTTCTCCAGCGTGCCCGTCGCGGGATGGGTGAGCGCGTCGAAGACCATCGCGTCGAAGGTGATCCGTCGCGGGAGGATGGCGAACTTCTTGCCGGGCAGCTTCTGGACGGCGCTTTGTTTGCCCGCCTTGTCGAGGGCCTCCATGATCTCCCTGACCTTGTCCGGGTTCCTCAGGTCCCCGAACGCGAACGGCTTGAGCGCCGCGGAAAGGTCGTCGGCCGTGTTGACGTTGGAGCTGCCCACCAGATAGCGGATGGGGTCGTAGAGCGTGCGCCATTTCTCCTGCACCTCGGGGACGGAGAGGATGTGGCACAGCAGCATCGTGGCCGCGGCGCCGCTCTCCGTGTCCAGCGGGAAGGGCGTTCCCAGGAGATAGGTGGTGCGGAAGTAGACCTTGAGGTCGTCGTTCAGCGTGTAGTGCCCCCGCGGGGCGAAGAGCGTGAAGTCCTGCGGCATCTCCGTGAAGGGGTTCTGGCCCATGCCCCGCCCCTCCATGATCCCCTCGGCCAGGGGCTTGAGCCCGTCGTGGATCTCGGAGCCCCCGTTCGTCAGCAGGTGCATGGCCAGGGCGAGGTAGTCGACGACCTTGGAGGCGGCGTCGCGGCCCAGCTCCGAGGACTCCAGGTCCTGCGGCAGGGCCTTCATGGCCTCGTTGATGGCCGCGAGCAGTTCGAAGGTCCGCCCCGTCAGGACCTTCTCCTCCACCTTCTGGAGCATCCGGTCGAAGTAGAGGTGGAACGCGTGGAGCGGCAGGTCCGCGGCGATGAACCGGGGCGTCAGTGGATCGATCGCGTTGTAGGCGTCCACCAGGTCGTCCTCGTTCAGCGATTTCTGCAGGACGGGCCGGGGGTCGACGTAGAAGCCGTTTTTCAGCAGGCCCTCGCGCTCGGCGTCGTCTTTGTAGGAGAGCTTGTCCTCCTCGACCTTCGAGAGGTCCGGGGCGCTGGCCGCCAGGTCGATGAGGGCGGACTCGGGCAGCCATCCGGCGCGCCGGTCGGAGCCCGCAATGCCGGCATGCTCATCCTGGCCCGAGAGATAATCCGTGCCGAAGGTGCAGAGCAGCCAGGCCGCCCCGGAGGCGTCCTTCGCGCGCCCCTCCACCGTGACCACGGCCCCGCGCGGAAGGGAGAAGTCGTGGAACTCCGACACGGGGCGCTTGCCCGGCAGAAGATGGGGAACGACGTCCTCCAGGACCTGGAAGGACTTTGCGTCCACCGCTTCGTATTGGGGCATGGACGTCAGCGCGGAGGCCTCCGCGACGCCCAGCTCCCCCTCGGGCCCCGTCAGGGCCAGCCACCCCTTCTTCGAGGCGGGGCGCCCCTCCACGAGGTCGCCGTAGGCCAGCATGGCCGCCACCTCCATGTCCGCCGGTATGTTCTTCCATCCTCCCTTGGGCGCGGGCTTGGCGGTTTTCAGGTTCTCGAAGACCGGGGCCAGGAGCGCCGTGACGACGTACTGCTTCGTGCCCTGAGCCAGCACGGGCGGCGCCGAAAACAACAACGCGGCGCAAGCGGTGCACAGTGCGATTGCGAGCCACTTCCTTTTCATCGGGATCACCTCGTTCGTTTTTGCGCGTTCCCGGGCGACGGGACGTCCCCCGTGCCCGACAACGCTGCATCCCTGCAACCGTATAGTATACCGTCGGTGCGCATCCGTAAACCTACCCCGGGTCGGTCCGCAAGGGTGGTTTTTGCCATTTTGGGCGAGGCCCCGGAGGGGACGGCTCCCTACGCCCGGATCGGTGCGGCGACGCGGGAATAAGCCTCTTCTCCGGGAGCTCCGTCAGGATTGTCGATCGCAGTTATTGACATATGATGGAAATAGGATATAGTTATAAATGACATATGTCGTTTATTTGCGGCCGGGTCCGGCGGAGCGGCCGACAGGGTCCCTTCAAAGGTCAGGCCGAGGCGTGGCCCTCAGGCCCGCTCGTGCGACGAAGGGTCCGCCGGGACGTCCGTTGTTCGTCATCCATTTATTTGTTTCAAAAATTCGAGGAGGGCAAGATCATGCAGAATCATGAGGAATCGGGTCGGGGCGCTCATCACGGCTGCTGTCACGGACGCGGCAAGGCGGAATGCGGCAAGGCCGGGGAGGGAAGGGGACACTGCCACGGGAGGAAGGACGGCCGCGGTCACGGCGGTCACGGCGGCCAGGGTGCCGGTTGCTGCTGCGGCTCGAAGGACGAGGGAAAAGGGACGGATTCCTGCGATCCCTTGGCCTGAGGCGATGCCCCGCCCGCTGAAACGGCGTTGCGTCTCTGCCATGCCGTGCTGTGTGCGGTTCGTTCCGATGCCCGAGGCGGGAGCGGGCGGAGGGTCGGAGCCCGTGGTTCTTTCGGTCGACGAGTTCGAGGCCCTGCGCCTCATCGATCTGGAGGGACTGAACCAGGAGGAGTGTGCGAGGCGCATGGAGGTCGCCCGGACGACGGTGCAGGCCATCTACGACCGGGCGCGCGAAAAGGTGGCGGATTTTCTGGTCAACGCCAGGGAACTGCGGATTGCGGGCGGGGCCTACCGCCTCTCCGGCGAGCTCGGCAGGGGAGGCCCGGAGCGGCACCGATGCGGCTGTCGGTGGCGTAAGTCCCCTCCCCCGTTGGACTGAAGGTATGGGCCGGCGCGCATGTGTTATGCTAAAATTTCTCCTGAAAATATGAGGACGCGGACGGGCGAAACATAAGGATCGCGGTTGTGCTGTCCGGGCCTCCCGGGGCCGTTGCCCTGCGGCGGTTTTTCCCTGAGGGCGTCCGGATGCCTCGGAGGTGGTGCGCGTGCCGTCCGCGCGGACAGGAAAGGGAATCGTGCTTCTCTCGCTCGTATGCCTCGCTGCCGGAATTGGGGGACTGCTGCTCCGAGGATGGCCTTCCGCGGCTCGGGACCCCGTCGTCCTCACGATGTGGCACAATCCCACCGGGCACCAGAGCGACGCGCTCTCCGAGGCGGTAGATCGCTTCAATCGTTCCGTGGGGCGGGAGAAGGGGATCGCCGTCATAGTCACGACCATCGCCAAGTCGGAGATCCTGCACGAGAAGCTGACCTCCATCGCGCTCGGGGACCCCGGCGCTCCGCAGGCCCCGGACATCGTCGTCGCCTACCCGAAATCCGTGGCCCCGCTCGTCGCCAGGGGGGCATTGGTCGCCTTCGACGATTATTTCTCCTCCAAGGAGCTGGCCGCCTACGTGCCCTCGTTCGTCGAGGCGGGAAGGCTCGCCGACGGGGGGCTGTACGTGTTCCCCATCGGCCGGTCCACAGAGGGGCTGATCGTCAACAGGACGTTCTGGGACCGCTTTTCCCACGAGACGGGAACGCCCCTGACGGAGCTCGCGACCTTCGAGGGGATCGTCCGAACCGCCGAGAGGTACTACCGGTGGACCGACGCCAGAACCCCGGAGGTGAAGGGGGACGGGAGTGCGTTCTTTATGGTGGACAATCCCTTCAACCTGGTGCAGGCGGTCTTCGCCCAGATGGGCGAGGCTCTGTTCGTGGATGGAGGGCTGAACGTGAGGTCTCCCGTCTACGAAAGGGTCTGGAAGCTCCTGTTCGAGCCGGCGGTGAGGGGGCACGAGGCCGTCTACAAGGGCTACGGCACGGACCTGGCCAAGACGGGTGCTCTGCTGTGCTGGACCAGCTCCACCGCGGGCATCACCTTCATGCCGAAGCGCGTGGTCTACGCCGACAACACCTCCGAACCCGTGGAGTTCGAGCTGCTCCCGTTCCCCGTGATGGAGGGGGGGAGCAAGGTCGCAATGCAGCGGGCCGGGGGCTTCTGCCTCTTCCGTTCGACGCCCGCCAGGCAGGCCGCCGCGGTCGAATTTCTGAAGTGGCTGACCGGCCCGGAGGAGAACCTGCGCTACGTCCGGGGCACCGGCTACCTGCCCGTGACCCTGAGTGCGATCGAGAGGGCCCGGGAGACCTGGGGGGAGGGTGCCGAGGGCATCCAGAAGAGCTACATCGAGACGATCGGGATCATGAACCGCGACTACCGTTTTCTGCCCCAGAGCCCCGTCGAAAATTACGGGGAGCTCGAAATCCGTTACGAGGGGCGGATGAGGAGGATCGCCACCGAGGCGCGCAAGCGGTATCGGGAGCTTCTGCCGATGGGGCCGGAGGAGGCCTGGCGTGCCGCTACGGAAGGAGCCTACGAGAGATTTCTTGAGTAAACGTCCTCTGCTCTCGTTTTTCGTCAGGTTGAGGAACATGGGGGGGCTCGGACGCACGCTGCGGCTGAGGCTCTATATGTTCTTCCTGTGCGTCGTGCTCACTATGGCGGCCATCGTGTCGGGGGTTCTGTTTTTCACCGGCACGCTGAGCCTCCGCGACTCCGAGCGCCGCCTTGCGTTCGACAACGAACTGAGGCACCTCGCCTCCGCGACGGAAAAGCGGATGGGGATGCTCTCCGCCATGGCGATACGGATGGGGCATCTCCTTTCGCGCGGCATCGAGCAGTTTCTGGAGGAG is a window encoding:
- a CDS encoding RHS repeat protein, translated to MRYRSRRITAALLVFSLFFQLLPLPVFAGEGKRNSPRLIRTVSTQYASLDTNDDNVFSTRSRPVRAAVAAPAATAELTAPSDMAVVTAPTEIVGTAAADGMTKFTLAYAPVQMRNPGDPGYVPSTYTVFAEGTQPVDGGVLGVFDPTLLTNGHYILRLTVEAGGTSAEKEITVSVEGELKVGNFSMSFVDMDIPIHGLPLSVIRTYDSREKDAIGRFGYGWEMKLSKATLSENGTPGKNWKRVQTGSGWRKTYRMVEEKPHEVVVHWGNGKTDKFALKLQPDQSIYPIRWLVAYYESTNGSKSKLEPLGQSTELLYQQGGIYDYDLDPYNPQRYKLTAVDGTVYVFNDQTGLESVTGTNGDVVTISEDSVIHSDGKSIVFERDGLKRITKISGPTGRSVTYRYDDAGDLASVTDIGGHETTYGYDGTHYLTNITDPRGVQVARNEYDEAGRLIAVVDASGRRLSYAHDLDARRTVVTDRLGNTTLHVYDERGNELSVTDGNGHTTTHTYDENGRRATTTDALGNVTQYSYSADGRLLSMTNALGLKVENAYTSKNELLTVHSFGLKQAEFAYDDAGQMTRVTDALGNVKQYEYLGGGRLRSITDAIGTVMQFTYDGGGNVLSTTNGAGETATFTYDADGNALSKTLTRTGENGVNKTLTETYQYDVYGNVTKTVYPDGTFVDAEYDVVGNRTAMTDSSGRRTTFEYDVFRNLTRVSYFDGTTELFEYDAENRNVRATDRYGQTVAMAYDNVGNLLSKTYGDGSSEQFAYDAKNRLTSRTDRGGAATAYAYDSIDRNTAITDALGNRTEFTYNDRSQLAQVKDPRGNVTAYEYDANGNRTKAVLANGSTLTTVYDARGRITGQTDQNGHATAYKYDGLDRLTGVVDALNREWVYRYNTVGELTSVTDPAGNRTSYEYDDRGRLVKTRNAAGQEKRTAYDARGNVESVTDFSGSQTLFAYDAKDRLRQITAGGRTVAFVHDAVGRIETVTDENGVTRHTYDALGRLTSERKPDGSMLSYAYDGAGRVLRLTTPYGSTANTYDVLGRLTSVTDRGGAVTTYAYDANGNLTKAAYSNGLTTEYEYDAVNALTRERITDRNGSSVAEYIYTVGSAGERLGVQESGRSGNRTVTYAYDALYRLTGETVTENGTTTSTTYAYDAAGNRVSKSVGGVATTYTYNALNQLTGET
- the amrB gene encoding AmmeMemoRadiSam system protein B, encoding MLRCPMRFLLALLIIASPRWACAQGPNPVVGAIAPHHNVAGALIDRLYERLREQVPAPERVVLIGPDHFMRARQNLVFCASDWRTPSGLLRADAEGALRLRGSALRQDDVPRRDHGITEHIPRIRKYFGDVPVLPIVVRSPATDLQVLRVRKTLEALLRDRGGVVILSMDLSHYKPRAESDAEDDRSLAAIRAFRLRELNRLDVDCPRGARLFLTLLQSLGVTRSELLERSNSSDFLANADRTTGHATVLFSKGTAVPAAE
- a CDS encoding DUF3160 domain-containing protein produces the protein MKRKWLAIALCTACAALLFSAPPVLAQGTKQYVVTALLAPVFENLKTAKPAPKGGWKNIPADMEVAAMLAYGDLVEGRPASKKGWLALTGPEGELGVAEASALTSMPQYEAVDAKSFQVLEDVVPHLLPGKRPVSEFHDFSLPRGAVVTVEGRAKDASGAAWLLCTFGTDYLSGQDEHAGIAGSDRRAGWLPESALIDLAASAPDLSKVEEDKLSYKDDAEREGLLKNGFYVDPRPVLQKSLNEDDLVDAYNAIDPLTPRFIAADLPLHAFHLYFDRMLQKVEEKVLTGRTFELLAAINEAMKALPQDLESSELGRDAASKVVDYLALAMHLLTNGGSEIHDGLKPLAEGIMEGRGMGQNPFTEMPQDFTLFAPRGHYTLNDDLKVYFRTTYLLGTPFPLDTESGAAATMLLCHILSVPEVQEKWRTLYDPIRYLVGSSNVNTADDLSAALKPFAFGDLRNPDKVREIMEALDKAGKQSAVQKLPGKKFAILPRRITFDAMVFDALTHPATGTLENRRGLPDPLDVMAVLGSPRAREEVAQYERFENYSRNLEGLRGRWPEYRGSADGDNVYTSWLDALGAYSTSEGSEQFFFRSPAWSYKKLTTAEASMAELKHDTILYAEQSGAEMGSGEDGWEAGAFAQPLPRGYVEPEPKLYRALAESARRTLKFLTPMFPEEHEFYRDKFTQFAEEMETLAGIADRALEDAMTPSDFLAIRDLRLPSVLPEDIYEVFGEEAQNQLRMALVADVATDASAGLALFMGVGTPRRLSVYVNDRSGGFRVTEGYMFSYYTFTQPLEKGRMDDDQWKAIVYDEKKQDELKQYLPAWHSKLHE
- a CDS encoding DUF134 domain-containing protein, whose translation is MPRPLKRRCVSAMPCCVRFVPMPEAGAGGGSEPVVLSVDEFEALRLIDLEGLNQEECARRMEVARTTVQAIYDRAREKVADFLVNARELRIAGGAYRLSGELGRGGPERHRCGCRWRKSPPPLD
- a CDS encoding extracellular solute-binding protein, which produces MPSARTGKGIVLLSLVCLAAGIGGLLLRGWPSAARDPVVLTMWHNPTGHQSDALSEAVDRFNRSVGREKGIAVIVTTIAKSEILHEKLTSIALGDPGAPQAPDIVVAYPKSVAPLVARGALVAFDDYFSSKELAAYVPSFVEAGRLADGGLYVFPIGRSTEGLIVNRTFWDRFSHETGTPLTELATFEGIVRTAERYYRWTDARTPEVKGDGSAFFMVDNPFNLVQAVFAQMGEALFVDGGLNVRSPVYERVWKLLFEPAVRGHEAVYKGYGTDLAKTGALLCWTSSTAGITFMPKRVVYADNTSEPVEFELLPFPVMEGGSKVAMQRAGGFCLFRSTPARQAAAVEFLKWLTGPEENLRYVRGTGYLPVTLSAIERARETWGEGAEGIQKSYIETIGIMNRDYRFLPQSPVENYGELEIRYEGRMRRIATEARKRYRELLPMGPEEAWRAATEGAYERFLE